One part of the Streptomyces nigra genome encodes these proteins:
- a CDS encoding response regulator: protein MTESGTFTEQNPIRVFLLDDHEVVRRGLTDLLEAEPDISVVGDADTVEHALVRGPALRPHVAVLDVRLPDGDGITVCRELRSRMPELACLMLTSFDDEEALLDAIMAGASGYVLKQIRGSDLVSAVRTVASGQSMLDPATTARLMSSLRADPVETPSVPPELEGLSPRERDILALIGDGLTNREIGKKLYLSEKTVKNHISRLLAKLGVQRRVQAAVLASHLEHPEPIDRSAR, encoded by the coding sequence ATGACCGAGTCAGGAACGTTCACGGAGCAGAACCCGATCCGCGTGTTCCTCCTGGACGATCATGAGGTCGTACGACGGGGCCTGACGGATCTGCTCGAGGCCGAGCCGGACATCTCGGTGGTCGGCGACGCGGACACCGTCGAACACGCGCTCGTCCGGGGCCCGGCGCTGCGCCCGCATGTGGCGGTGCTGGACGTCCGGCTCCCGGACGGCGACGGCATCACGGTCTGCCGGGAGCTGCGCAGTCGGATGCCGGAGCTGGCGTGCCTGATGCTGACGTCGTTCGACGACGAGGAGGCCCTGCTCGACGCCATCATGGCGGGCGCCTCGGGCTATGTCCTCAAGCAGATCAGGGGTTCCGACCTGGTCTCCGCGGTCCGCACGGTCGCCTCCGGGCAGTCCATGCTGGACCCGGCGACGACGGCCCGTCTGATGAGCTCGCTGCGCGCCGACCCGGTGGAGACCCCGTCCGTCCCGCCGGAGCTCGAGGGCCTGTCCCCCCGGGAGCGGGACATCCTGGCCCTGATCGGCGACGGCCTGACCAACCGCGAGATCGGCAAGAAGCTCTACCTCTCGGAGAAGACGGTCAAGAACCACATCTCCCGCCTCCTGGCCAAGCTCGGCGTCCAACGCCGCGTCCAGGCGGCGGTCCTGGCCTCCCACCTGGAACACCCGGAGCCGATCGACCGCTCCGCACGGTAA
- a CDS encoding pirin family protein, with product MSNLDREAVPSVCGGRGFVVAEPVRELLSPRRVRLGESTEVRRLLPNLGRRMVGAWCFVDHYGPDDIADEPGMQVPPHPHMGLQTVSWLHEGEVLHRDSTGSLQTIRPRELGLMTSGRAISHSEESPRSHARFLHGAQLWVALPDGHRHTDPHFEHHADLPVVTAPGLRATLILGDLDGARSPGTAYTPIVGADLALSRGADVRLPLEPDFEYAVLSMSGEAHVDGVPVLPGSMLYLGCGRTELPLRAESDAALMLLGGEPFEEELIMFWNWIGRTQEEIEQARRDWMEGTRFGEVKGYDGDPLPAPNLPATPLKPRGRVR from the coding sequence ATGAGCAATCTTGATCGCGAGGCGGTGCCCTCGGTCTGCGGCGGCCGCGGTTTCGTCGTCGCGGAGCCCGTCCGCGAACTCCTCAGCCCCCGGCGGGTACGGCTCGGAGAGTCCACCGAGGTCCGCCGCCTGCTGCCCAACCTGGGCCGGCGGATGGTCGGCGCCTGGTGCTTCGTCGACCACTACGGCCCCGACGACATCGCCGACGAGCCCGGGATGCAGGTGCCCCCGCATCCGCACATGGGTCTGCAGACGGTGAGCTGGCTGCACGAGGGCGAGGTGCTGCACCGCGACTCCACGGGCAGCCTTCAGACGATTCGACCGCGCGAGCTGGGCCTGATGACGTCCGGCAGGGCGATCAGCCACTCGGAGGAGAGCCCGCGCTCGCACGCCCGCTTTCTGCACGGCGCCCAGCTCTGGGTCGCCCTGCCGGACGGCCATCGCCACACCGACCCGCACTTCGAGCACCACGCCGACCTGCCGGTCGTCACGGCGCCGGGTCTGCGGGCCACGCTGATCCTGGGCGACCTCGACGGCGCACGATCACCCGGCACGGCGTACACCCCGATCGTGGGCGCCGACCTGGCGCTGAGCCGGGGTGCCGACGTACGCCTGCCGCTGGAGCCGGACTTCGAGTACGCCGTGCTGTCCATGTCCGGCGAGGCCCATGTGGACGGCGTGCCGGTGCTGCCGGGCTCGATGCTGTACCTCGGCTGCGGCCGCACCGAACTCCCGCTGCGCGCCGAGTCGGACGCGGCGCTGATGCTCCTCGGCGGCGAGCCGTTCGAGGAGGAACTCATCATGTTCTGGAACTGGATCGGCCGCACCCAGGAGGAGATCGAACAGGCCCGCCGCGACTGGATGGAAGGCACCCGCTTCGGCGAGGTGAAGGGCTACGACGGAGACCCGCTCCCGGCCCCGAACCTGCCGGCGACGCCGCTGAAACCGCGGGGACGCGTGCGCTGA
- a CDS encoding peptide deformylase: protein MAPPNEHASLAEQIERLLSAGGPLPVVAAGDPVLRRPAAPYEGQLGPALLARFVEALRLTMHAAPGVGLAAPQVGVGLRIAVIEDPAPVPDEVRVTRGRVPQPFRVLVNPSYEATGPARAAFYEGCLSVPGYQAVVARHAEVRLRGEDEHGQAVDEVFTGWPARIVQHETDHLDGVLYLDRAETRSLASNQAMAELWAEPAPIQAARALGFGLPD, encoded by the coding sequence ATGGCACCTCCGAACGAGCACGCGTCCCTCGCCGAGCAGATCGAGCGGCTTCTCTCCGCCGGGGGCCCGCTGCCCGTCGTGGCGGCCGGCGATCCGGTGCTGCGGCGCCCGGCCGCGCCGTACGAGGGGCAGTTGGGCCCCGCGCTGCTGGCCCGCTTCGTGGAGGCTCTGCGGCTCACGATGCACGCGGCTCCCGGCGTCGGGCTCGCCGCGCCACAGGTGGGGGTGGGGTTGCGGATCGCGGTGATCGAGGACCCGGCGCCGGTCCCGGACGAGGTGCGCGTGACGCGGGGGCGCGTCCCGCAGCCGTTCCGGGTGCTGGTCAACCCGTCGTACGAGGCGACCGGGCCGGCGCGGGCGGCGTTCTACGAGGGCTGTCTGAGCGTGCCGGGGTACCAGGCGGTCGTCGCCCGGCACGCCGAGGTGCGGCTGCGCGGCGAGGACGAGCACGGGCAGGCTGTCGACGAGGTGTTCACGGGGTGGCCCGCCCGGATCGTGCAGCACGAGACGGACCACCTCGACGGGGTGCTCTACCTGGACCGGGCGGAGACGCGTTCGCTCGCCTCCAACCAGGCGATGGCCGAGCTCTGGGCCGAGCCCGCCCCGATCCAGGCGGCACGGGCCCTCGGCTTCGGCCTGCCCGACTGA
- a CDS encoding universal stress protein, with protein MTRTVTLCVTVGCDGSRASRAAAEWAAREARMLGLPLHLLHVRGSDHPTRTAWPCDTAGALAARHPGLAIRAEQFAGQPADVLADLARDAALLVLGSRAPGRVGGFLAGSVAHAVLARTERPVVLVREGTGHHDDTESRTPVVLGLDLAHPDARLIGFAFSAAARRGTTLRIVHDGDHRPEGEPPSAGPRPRTLRRALAPGEILRPWREKLPEVPVAEEDLCGTPGAHLVDLSREASLVVIGRQVRDGFGARLGPVAHAVLHRATAPVAVVPHV; from the coding sequence ATGACACGCACCGTCACGCTCTGTGTCACCGTCGGCTGCGACGGCTCCCGCGCGAGCCGCGCGGCGGCCGAGTGGGCGGCCCGCGAGGCCCGCATGCTCGGGCTGCCCCTGCACCTGCTCCACGTCCGGGGGTCGGACCACCCCACCCGCACCGCCTGGCCATGTGACACCGCCGGCGCCCTCGCGGCCCGTCACCCGGGCCTCGCCATCCGCGCCGAGCAGTTCGCCGGGCAGCCCGCCGACGTGCTGGCCGACCTGGCGCGGGACGCCGCCCTGCTCGTCCTGGGCTCGCGCGCGCCCGGCCGGGTCGGGGGCTTCCTCGCCGGCTCGGTCGCCCACGCCGTCCTGGCCCGCACCGAACGGCCCGTCGTCCTCGTCCGGGAGGGCACCGGTCACCACGACGACACGGAGAGCCGTACGCCCGTCGTCCTCGGTCTCGACCTCGCTCACCCGGACGCGCGGCTCATCGGCTTCGCCTTCTCCGCGGCCGCCCGGCGCGGCACCACCCTGCGGATCGTGCACGACGGGGATCACCGCCCCGAGGGCGAACCGCCCTCGGCCGGCCCCCGCCCCCGCACCCTGCGCCGGGCCCTCGCGCCCGGCGAGATCCTGCGGCCCTGGCGCGAGAAGCTGCCGGAGGTACCGGTCGCGGAGGAGGACCTGTGCGGCACACCCGGCGCCCATCTCGTCGACCTCTCCCGCGAGGCGTCCCTCGTCGTCATCGGCCGCCAGGTCCGCGACGGGTTCGGAGCCCGCCTCGGGCCGGTCGCCCACGCCGTCCTGCACCGGGCCACCGCCCCCGTCGCCGTGGTCCCCCACGTCTGA
- a CDS encoding tetratricopeptide repeat protein, whose amino-acid sequence METTYYDHGTPTERWERARMFFDAKDYASAARVLGSLVEEVPEQTGPRLLLARAYYHSAQLRRAEDELRVIVERDPVEQYARLMLGRTLQRQGRHEEAEPHMRLASALAGDFEQV is encoded by the coding sequence GTGGAGACGACGTACTACGACCACGGAACACCGACCGAGCGCTGGGAGCGGGCGCGGATGTTCTTCGACGCCAAGGACTACGCGAGCGCAGCGCGGGTCCTCGGCAGCCTGGTCGAGGAGGTGCCGGAGCAGACGGGACCGCGGCTGCTGCTGGCCCGTGCCTACTACCACTCGGCCCAACTGCGCCGCGCCGAGGACGAGTTGCGCGTCATCGTGGAGCGCGACCCGGTCGAGCAGTACGCCCGGCTGATGCTGGGCCGTACGCTCCAGCGCCAGGGGCGGCACGAGGAGGCCGAGCCGCACATGCGCCTGGCCTCGGCCCTGGCGGGCGACTTCGAGCAGGTCTGA
- a CDS encoding universal stress protein, which produces MNRPLPVVVGVDGSEAALRAVDRAADEAASRGAPLRLVYASRWGRYEGAALAGDLEGPPERVDAVEIVDSAAHRARARHPGVPLAMVTVAEEPEYVLVRESRTAALLVTGSRGRGGIAEALLGSVSLTVAAHTHCPMIVVRPEHADRVRPYGRVVVGVGDGSATSAAVRFAAEEARPRGAVLEAVRAWRQPARETPDPSPAVGDHPHAHELRATEVLDKALCDVPAGVVARRRAAEGHTRTVLADASYAADLLVVGAERRHRPFGPHIGRVAHGVLHRSACPVAVVPGPE; this is translated from the coding sequence ATGAACCGACCGCTGCCCGTCGTCGTCGGTGTCGACGGCTCCGAGGCCGCCCTGCGTGCCGTCGACCGGGCCGCGGACGAGGCCGCGTCGCGCGGGGCGCCGCTACGGCTGGTGTACGCCTCCCGGTGGGGCCGGTACGAGGGCGCCGCCCTCGCCGGTGACCTGGAGGGGCCGCCCGAGCGGGTGGACGCCGTCGAGATCGTGGACAGCGCCGCCCACCGCGCCCGCGCCCGGCACCCCGGGGTACCGCTCGCCATGGTCACCGTCGCCGAGGAACCCGAGTACGTGCTGGTCCGCGAGAGCCGTACCGCCGCCCTGCTGGTGACCGGCAGCCGCGGGCGCGGCGGCATCGCCGAGGCGCTGCTGGGCTCGGTGAGTCTGACGGTCGCCGCCCACACGCACTGCCCGATGATCGTCGTCCGCCCCGAGCACGCCGACCGGGTCCGCCCGTACGGCCGTGTGGTCGTCGGTGTCGGCGACGGATCGGCGACCTCGGCCGCCGTGCGCTTCGCCGCCGAGGAGGCCCGCCCGCGGGGCGCGGTCCTGGAGGCCGTACGGGCCTGGCGGCAGCCCGCGCGCGAGACCCCGGACCCCTCGCCGGCCGTAGGGGACCACCCGCATGCGCATGAGCTGCGGGCCACCGAGGTACTGGACAAGGCGCTGTGCGACGTCCCGGCCGGTGTCGTCGCCCGGCGCCGCGCGGCCGAGGGGCACACCCGGACCGTCCTCGCGGACGCCTCGTACGCGGCCGACCTCCTGGTCGTCGGCGCCGAGCGGCGGCACCGGCCGTTCGGGCCGCACATCGGCCGGGTGGCGCACGGCGTGCTGCACCGATCGGCCTGCCCGGTCGCCGTCGTCCCCGGGCCGGAGTGA
- a CDS encoding PepSY-associated TM helix domain-containing protein, giving the protein MSTAPTTAPAPGPDATDPPAPSRRGWTLLRPLVLRLHFYAGVLVAPFLLVAAATGFLYAGAFQAERLLYAHEMYVPAGGTKLPVSQQVAAAREAHPEGAVAAIRPSPADDESTRVMLSGVDGVDADHTLAVFVDPYTAEVRGALEQYGSTGALPLRTWIDEFHRDLHLGEPGRLYSELAASWLWVIAAGGLVLWFSRRRALRKVRGTGGRRRTLGLHGTVGVWAALGFFFLSATGLTWSTYTGAHIDDLRTALRQATPSVSASAGGDHGGHGGTAGTGGGEGQGVGLDKVLAAARSEGLSDPVEIVPPADASSAYVVRQVQRSWPTKQDAVAVDPASGEVTDVLRFDDHPVLAKLTRWGIDLHTGVLFGLVNQIALMALTLALILLIVWGYRMWWQRGRGSSFGRPIPRGAWRQVPPRILVPLAALVAALGYVVPLLGIPLAAFVAVDAVLGEIAYRRGSAQEA; this is encoded by the coding sequence ATGTCCACCGCCCCCACGACCGCCCCCGCCCCCGGGCCCGACGCCACGGATCCCCCGGCCCCGTCCCGCCGCGGCTGGACACTCCTGCGCCCGCTCGTCCTGCGACTGCACTTCTACGCCGGTGTGCTCGTCGCCCCGTTCCTCCTCGTCGCCGCGGCGACCGGATTCCTGTACGCGGGCGCGTTCCAGGCCGAGAGACTGCTGTACGCCCACGAGATGTACGTCCCCGCCGGCGGGACGAAGCTGCCGGTGTCGCAGCAGGTCGCCGCCGCCCGCGAGGCCCACCCCGAGGGCGCCGTCGCGGCCATACGGCCCTCACCGGCCGACGACGAATCGACCCGGGTGATGCTCTCGGGGGTCGACGGTGTCGACGCCGACCACACGCTGGCCGTGTTCGTCGACCCGTACACCGCCGAAGTACGCGGCGCTCTGGAGCAGTACGGCTCCACCGGCGCCCTCCCGCTGCGCACCTGGATCGACGAGTTCCACCGCGACCTGCACCTCGGTGAGCCGGGCCGGCTCTACAGCGAACTCGCCGCGAGCTGGCTGTGGGTGATCGCGGCCGGGGGACTGGTGCTGTGGTTCTCCCGCCGCCGCGCCCTGCGCAAGGTGCGCGGCACCGGCGGGCGCCGGCGCACCCTCGGCCTGCACGGCACGGTCGGCGTCTGGGCGGCCCTCGGATTCTTCTTCCTGTCGGCGACCGGCCTGACCTGGTCGACGTACACCGGCGCCCACATCGACGACCTGCGCACCGCCCTGAGGCAGGCCACCCCGTCCGTCTCGGCGTCGGCGGGCGGCGACCACGGCGGCCATGGCGGCACCGCGGGCACCGGCGGCGGCGAGGGCCAGGGCGTCGGCCTCGACAAGGTCCTGGCGGCCGCCCGCTCCGAGGGCCTGTCCGACCCGGTGGAGATCGTGCCGCCCGCCGACGCCTCGTCCGCCTATGTGGTCCGGCAGGTGCAGCGCAGCTGGCCGACGAAACAGGACGCGGTGGCGGTCGACCCGGCGTCCGGCGAGGTCACGGACGTCCTGCGGTTCGACGACCACCCGGTGCTCGCCAAGCTGACCCGCTGGGGCATCGACCTGCACACGGGCGTGCTGTTCGGGCTGGTCAACCAGATCGCCCTGATGGCGCTGACGCTCGCACTGATCCTGCTGATCGTGTGGGGCTACCGCATGTGGTGGCAGCGCGGCCGGGGCTCGTCGTTCGGCCGTCCGATCCCGCGCGGCGCCTGGCGCCAGGTGCCCCCGCGCATCCTCGTCCCCCTGGCCGCGCTGGTCGCGGCGCTCGGCTACGTCGTCCCGCTGCTCGGCATCCCACTGGCGGCGTTCGTCGCGGTGGACGCCGTACTGGGCGAGATCGCGTACCGGCGGGGAAGTGCCCAGGAGGCGTAG
- a CDS encoding MarR family winged helix-turn-helix transcriptional regulator produces the protein MSKGSRSMNATPGFLVWRLSTKFRVAVDRAVTPLGLTHAQYAVVASLYGMRREGERPSQRRLADHTGLEPLYVSKLARSLESAGLVERTRDARDPRAVQLTLTEQGVERTRKAIEVVRALHEQLLAPLGGLDSDTTREFSHILAALLDAPLDPSALDGENDSRHDKEQS, from the coding sequence ATGAGCAAGGGTTCCCGTTCCATGAACGCCACCCCCGGCTTCCTCGTGTGGCGGCTGTCGACGAAGTTCCGGGTCGCCGTCGACCGGGCCGTGACCCCGTTGGGGCTCACCCACGCCCAGTACGCCGTCGTCGCCTCGCTGTACGGGATGCGGCGTGAGGGCGAGCGCCCCAGTCAGCGGCGGCTGGCCGACCACACCGGGCTGGAGCCGCTGTACGTCTCCAAGCTGGCGCGTTCCCTGGAGAGCGCCGGCCTCGTCGAACGCACCCGCGACGCCCGTGACCCCCGCGCGGTCCAGCTCACGCTGACCGAGCAGGGCGTGGAGCGGACCCGGAAGGCGATCGAGGTCGTGCGGGCGCTGCATGAGCAGCTCCTCGCCCCGCTCGGCGGGCTCGACAGCGACACCACGCGGGAGTTCAGCCACATCCTGGCGGCCCTGCTCGACGCGCCTCTCGATCCGTCGGCCCTGGACGGCGAGAACGACAGCCGGCACGACAAGGAGCAGTCATGA
- a CDS encoding winged helix DNA-binding protein: MTTSTPPRLDPRVIALAHYASRALLEQVLARHGATFQQSVTLRAAAAAGGPVERDRLVGEVVGSLKCEPAEARSVVDGLVSAGLLAADGPTAVRVTDAGRELQAATSAETAPITARVYADLPEEDLAVAGRVLTLITERANRELAALTQDAANG, translated from the coding sequence ATGACCACCTCCACCCCTCCCCGTCTCGACCCCCGTGTCATAGCCCTCGCCCACTACGCGAGCCGCGCTCTCCTGGAGCAGGTTCTGGCCCGCCACGGCGCCACGTTCCAGCAGTCCGTCACCCTGCGCGCGGCCGCTGCCGCCGGTGGGCCGGTGGAGCGCGACCGGCTCGTCGGCGAGGTGGTCGGTTCGCTCAAGTGCGAGCCCGCGGAGGCCCGTTCCGTCGTCGACGGGCTGGTCAGCGCCGGCCTGCTGGCCGCCGACGGGCCGACCGCCGTGCGCGTCACGGACGCCGGGCGCGAGCTGCAGGCCGCGACGTCCGCCGAGACCGCACCCATCACCGCCCGCGTCTACGCGGACCTGCCCGAGGAGGACCTGGCCGTCGCGGGTCGGGTGCTGACCCTCATCACCGAGCGGGCGAACCGGGAGCTCGCGGCCCTGACCCAGGACGCCGCCAACGGTTAG
- a CDS encoding cyclic nucleotide-binding domain-containing protein: MITTPAPSMTRALDAEQRQRLMLLAREVSFPQGARIFEEGARADRFWIIRTGTVELDMRVPGRRPVVIESLRHNELLGWSWLFSPHVWHLGAEATTPVRAYEFDAGAVRSLCREDPALGQAVSQWVGDVLAHRLRCARSRLLDLYAPYGAGTAV; encoded by the coding sequence ATGATCACCACCCCTGCTCCCAGCATGACGCGCGCCCTGGACGCGGAGCAGCGGCAACGACTCATGCTCCTCGCCCGCGAGGTCTCCTTCCCGCAGGGCGCGCGGATCTTCGAGGAGGGCGCACGGGCCGACCGGTTCTGGATCATCCGCACCGGCACCGTCGAGCTGGACATGCGGGTGCCGGGCCGCCGCCCGGTCGTCATCGAGAGCCTGCGGCACAACGAACTCCTCGGCTGGTCCTGGCTGTTCTCCCCGCATGTCTGGCACCTGGGCGCGGAGGCGACGACACCGGTGCGGGCGTACGAGTTCGACGCCGGGGCCGTACGGTCGCTGTGCCGGGAGGACCCGGCGCTCGGCCAGGCGGTGTCCCAGTGGGTCGGCGACGTCCTCGCCCACCGCCTGCGCTGCGCGCGCTCGCGGCTGCTGGACCTGTACGCCCCCTACGGCGCCGGGACCGCCGTCTGA
- a CDS encoding dihydrolipoyl dehydrogenase family protein: MTETDSIAYDVVVLGAGPVGEVVADRTRAAGLTTAVVESELVGGECSYWACMPSKALLRPVIAQSDARHLPGLAEAVQGPLDTARVLARRNEVTKDWHDDGQVGWLDGIGADLYRGHGRLAGDRTVEVTGPDGTRKVLTARHAVAVCTGSRAVVPDLPGLDQVKPWTSREATSAQAAPGRLVVVGGGVVAAEMATAWQALGSRVTVLVRGKGLLNRMEPFVGEMVAKSLTEAGADVRTGTFVTSVTREDGTVVVVTDQGERIEADEILFATGRAPRSDDIGLETVGLEPGSWLATDDSLRVRGSEWLYAVGDINHRVLLTHQGKYQARIAGAAIAARASGTAELDTGSWGAHAATADQGAVPQVVFTDPEAAAVGLSLAEAEQAGHRVRAVDYDISWTAGAYLYGEDYRGQARMVVDLEREILLGVTFVGPGVSELIHSATVAVVGQVPISRLWHAVPSYPTISEVWLRLLETYRDS; encoded by the coding sequence ATGACGGAAACGGATTCCATCGCGTACGACGTCGTGGTGCTCGGAGCCGGGCCGGTGGGGGAGGTCGTCGCCGACCGCACCCGCGCCGCCGGTCTGACCACCGCGGTCGTGGAGAGCGAACTGGTCGGAGGCGAGTGCTCCTACTGGGCCTGCATGCCCAGCAAGGCGCTGCTGCGGCCGGTCATCGCCCAGTCCGACGCCCGGCACCTGCCCGGCCTCGCCGAGGCCGTCCAGGGCCCCCTCGACACCGCCCGGGTGCTCGCCCGGCGCAACGAGGTCACCAAGGACTGGCACGACGACGGGCAGGTCGGCTGGCTCGACGGCATCGGCGCCGACCTCTACCGCGGCCACGGGCGCCTCGCCGGTGACCGCACGGTCGAGGTGACCGGCCCCGACGGCACCCGGAAGGTGCTCACCGCGCGGCACGCCGTGGCCGTGTGCACCGGCAGCCGGGCCGTCGTGCCCGACCTGCCGGGACTCGACCAGGTCAAGCCGTGGACCAGCCGCGAAGCCACCAGCGCCCAGGCCGCGCCCGGCCGGCTCGTCGTGGTCGGCGGGGGAGTGGTCGCCGCCGAGATGGCCACCGCCTGGCAGGCCCTCGGCTCCCGCGTCACCGTCCTCGTACGCGGCAAGGGCCTGCTGAACCGCATGGAGCCCTTCGTCGGCGAGATGGTCGCGAAGTCCCTCACCGAGGCCGGTGCGGACGTCCGCACCGGGACGTTCGTGACGTCGGTGACCCGGGAGGACGGCACGGTCGTCGTCGTCACCGACCAGGGCGAGCGCATCGAGGCCGACGAGATCCTCTTCGCGACCGGGCGCGCCCCGCGCAGCGACGACATCGGCCTGGAGACGGTCGGTCTGGAGCCGGGCTCGTGGCTGGCGACGGACGACAGCCTGCGCGTCCGGGGCAGCGAGTGGCTGTACGCCGTCGGCGACATCAACCACCGCGTCCTCCTCACCCACCAGGGCAAGTACCAGGCCCGGATCGCCGGCGCGGCCATCGCCGCCCGCGCCTCCGGCACGGCGGAGCTGGACACCGGGTCCTGGGGCGCGCACGCCGCCACCGCCGACCAGGGCGCCGTCCCGCAGGTCGTCTTCACCGACCCCGAGGCCGCCGCGGTGGGCCTGTCCCTGGCCGAGGCCGAGCAGGCCGGACACCGGGTGCGGGCCGTCGACTACGACATCTCCTGGACCGCCGGCGCCTATCTCTACGGCGAGGACTACCGCGGGCAGGCCCGGATGGTCGTCGACCTGGAACGCGAGATCCTGCTCGGCGTGACGTTCGTCGGCCCGGGCGTCAGCGAGCTGATCCACTCGGCGACCGTCGCGGTCGTCGGCCAGGTGCCGATCAGCAGGCTGTGGCACGCGGTCCCGTCGTACCCGACGATCAGCGAGGTGTGGCTGCGGCTGCTGGAGACGTACCGGGACAGCTGA